One genomic window of Corynebacterium massiliense DSM 45435 includes the following:
- a CDS encoding energy-coupling factor transporter transmembrane component T family protein — MTDSFNLTGRLNPVTKLLLAFLVTTPLLASVDWVSASVSLAITLAAAPLCGVGWLRLVRIAWPVLVAAPLSGVSMLLYGAPGGQEYFSWGLVTISDNSIELAVAIMLRVLAVALPVIILARGIDPTELGDALAQVWHLPARFVIGAVAGVRMVSLFKDDWDAMNRSRRARGLTDRGRIRHFITMAFGLLVLALRRGGKLATAMEARGFGRTPPGGRERTWARPSRLHAADWWAIAVGLVLGAVPVVVSAAVGAWRFLGL, encoded by the coding sequence GTGACCGATTCGTTCAACCTCACCGGCCGCCTCAACCCGGTGACCAAGCTGCTGCTCGCCTTCCTTGTGACCACGCCGCTGCTCGCCAGCGTGGACTGGGTCTCCGCGTCGGTCTCGCTGGCCATCACGCTTGCCGCCGCGCCGCTGTGCGGGGTGGGCTGGCTGCGGCTCGTGCGCATCGCCTGGCCGGTGCTGGTCGCCGCGCCCCTGTCCGGCGTGTCGATGTTGCTCTACGGCGCACCTGGCGGGCAGGAGTATTTCTCCTGGGGGCTTGTCACCATCAGTGACAACTCCATCGAGCTGGCCGTGGCCATCATGCTCCGTGTGCTTGCCGTCGCGCTGCCGGTCATTATCCTGGCTCGCGGCATCGACCCGACGGAACTGGGCGACGCGCTCGCGCAGGTGTGGCACCTGCCCGCACGCTTCGTCATCGGCGCGGTGGCCGGGGTGCGCATGGTGAGCCTGTTCAAGGACGACTGGGACGCGATGAACCGCTCGCGCAGGGCCCGGGGGCTTACCGACCGCGGCCGCATCCGCCACTTCATCACCATGGCGTTCGGGCTGCTCGTTTTGGCCCTGCGCCGCGGCGGCAAGCTGGCAACCGCGATGGAGGCGCGCGGGTTCGGGCGCACCCCGCCCGGCGGGCGGGAGCGCACCTGGGCGCGGCCCTCGCGCCTGCACGCGGCGGACTGGTGGGCCATCGCGGTGGGCCTCGTGCTCGGCGCGGTGCCCGTGGTGGTCTCCGCGGCGGTCGGCGCCTGGAGGTTCCTCGGGCTATGA
- a CDS encoding 4-amino-4-deoxychorismate synthase, whose product MTGSFAPTVLIDGPSGAGKTTAAAALGRHTGWRVVHLDDYYPGWDGLAAGSRITAESVLASGADISAAGYYRWNWEENCRGEWVEVDPYAPLIVEGVGALTTETLRAARRRGGVVSWVLAAPRHIRRARALERDPYYAPYWERWAAQEAVHFGRWVKEGIVPDFVTDTARKIRHHD is encoded by the coding sequence ATGACGGGTAGCTTTGCGCCCACCGTGCTTATCGATGGCCCCTCCGGCGCCGGCAAAACCACCGCCGCGGCCGCGCTGGGGCGCCACACCGGGTGGCGGGTGGTGCACCTGGACGACTATTACCCCGGCTGGGACGGGCTTGCTGCCGGATCCCGCATCACCGCCGAGAGCGTGCTGGCGTCCGGGGCAGATATCTCAGCCGCGGGGTACTACCGCTGGAACTGGGAGGAGAACTGCCGCGGCGAATGGGTAGAGGTGGATCCGTACGCGCCGCTCATCGTCGAAGGCGTCGGTGCGCTCACTACCGAGACGCTTCGGGCCGCCCGCCGGCGCGGCGGCGTGGTCAGCTGGGTGCTGGCAGCCCCGCGTCATATCCGCCGCGCCCGCGCCTTGGAACGCGACCCGTACTACGCGCCGTACTGGGAACGTTGGGCGGCTCAGGAGGCCGTGCACTTTGGGCGATGGGTAAAAGAGGGGATAGTGCCCGACTTTGTCACCGACACCGCGCGTAAAATTCGGCACCATGACTGA
- a CDS encoding DUF1801 domain-containing protein, translated as MTENTGFSAAEREAMKQRAEELRREKGGKKKARNLEALQELIQNMPEDDKALAAEVHGIVTQEAPHLDARTWYGMPAYESDQGVVIYLQVASKFGVRYSTLGFNDSAQLDEGTMWPTAFAITTLDDVVRDRIHKLVRQAAPAPAPAPEN; from the coding sequence ATGACTGAGAACACAGGTTTCAGTGCCGCCGAGCGCGAGGCGATGAAGCAGCGCGCCGAAGAGCTGCGCCGCGAAAAGGGCGGGAAGAAAAAGGCCCGCAACCTAGAGGCCCTTCAGGAACTCATCCAGAACATGCCGGAGGATGACAAGGCCTTGGCGGCGGAGGTGCACGGCATCGTCACGCAGGAAGCGCCGCACTTGGACGCGCGCACCTGGTACGGCATGCCGGCCTACGAAAGCGACCAAGGCGTGGTTATCTACCTGCAGGTCGCCTCCAAGTTCGGCGTGCGGTACTCCACGCTCGGGTTCAACGATTCCGCCCAGCTGGACGAGGGCACCATGTGGCCCACCGCCTTCGCCATCACCACGCTTGACGATGTCGTCCGTGACCGCATCCACAAGCTGGTGCGGCAGGCGGCGCCAGCGCCGGCGCCGGCGCCGGAGAATTAG
- the rpsL gene encoding 30S ribosomal protein S12, translating to MPTIQQLVRKGRKSKTKEISTAGLKGSPQRRGVCTRVYTTTPKKPNSALRKVARVRLTTGIEVSAYIPGEGHNLQEHSMVLVRGGRVKDLPGVRYKIVRGALDTQGVKDRKQARSRYGAKKGQ from the coding sequence ATGCCAACTATTCAGCAGCTGGTCCGCAAGGGCCGCAAATCCAAGACCAAGGAGATCTCGACCGCTGGTCTGAAGGGTTCTCCGCAGCGTCGCGGCGTGTGCACTCGCGTGTACACCACCACGCCGAAGAAGCCGAACTCCGCACTGCGTAAGGTCGCCCGTGTGCGCCTTACCACCGGCATTGAGGTTTCCGCGTACATCCCGGGTGAGGGCCACAACCTCCAGGAGCACTCCATGGTGCTCGTCCGTGGCGGTCGTGTGAAGGACCTCCCGGGTGTTCGTTACAAGATCGTCCGTGGCGCACTGGATACCCAGGGCGTTAAGGACCGCAAGCAGGCACGTTCCCGTTACGGCGCAAAGAAGGGACAGTAA
- the rpsG gene encoding 30S ribosomal protein S7, with amino-acid sequence MRKNAAPKRPVVKDPVYNSEQVTQLVNKVLQDGKKSTAERIVYGALEACREKTGTDPVGTLEKALGNIRPDLEVRSRRVGGATYQVPVEVKPGRANTLALRWLVTFTRQRREKSMVERLTNEILDASNGLGASVKRREDTHKMAEANRAFAHYRW; translated from the coding sequence ATGCGTAAGAATGCTGCTCCGAAGCGTCCAGTAGTCAAGGACCCGGTTTACAACTCCGAGCAGGTCACCCAGCTGGTCAACAAGGTGCTCCAGGACGGTAAGAAGTCCACCGCCGAGCGCATCGTCTACGGCGCCCTCGAGGCGTGCCGTGAGAAGACCGGTACCGATCCGGTGGGCACCCTGGAGAAGGCTCTGGGCAACATCCGTCCGGATCTGGAGGTCCGCTCCCGCCGCGTTGGTGGCGCTACCTACCAGGTCCCGGTCGAGGTTAAGCCGGGCCGTGCAAACACCCTCGCCCTGCGTTGGCTGGTGACCTTCACCCGTCAGCGCCGCGAGAAGAGCATGGTCGAGCGCCTCACCAACGAGATCCTGGACGCCTCCAACGGCCTCGGCGCTTCCGTCAAGCGCCGTGAGGATACCCACAAGATGGCGGAAGCCAACCGCGCTTTCGCTCACTACCGCTGGTAA
- the fusA gene encoding elongation factor G, whose product MAQEVLKDLKKVRNIGIMAHIDAGKTTTTERILYYTGINRKVGETHDGGSTTDWMDQEKERGITITSAAVTCFWEGHQINIIDTPGHVDFTVEVERSLRVLDGAVAVFDGKEGVEPQSEQVWRQAAKYDVPRICFVNKMDKLGADFYYTVQTIVDRLGAKPLVMQLPIGAEDDFDGVVDLINMEAITWRGKVEVGAEPTIEEIPADLKDKADEYHEKLLEAVAESDEELMEKYFGGEELTIDEIKAAIRKMTVNSEIYPVYCGTAYRNKGVQPLLDAVIDYLPNPLDVGEVHGHAVGNEEEEMTRKPSTESPFSGLAFKIAAHPFFGQLTFVRVYSGRVEPGDEVMNSTKGKKERIGKIFQMHANKENPVDYAAAGNIYAIIGLKDITTGDTLCDKNEQIILESMDFPDPVIKVSIEPKTKADQEKLGTAIQKLADEDPTFTVELDEETGQTVIGGMGELHLDVLVDRMKREFKVEANIGNPQVAYRETIKKPVKSLDYTHKKQTGGSGQFAKVIVSIEPYNPSEDELEEGDNPQYAFVNEVTGGRVPKEYIPSVDAGIQDAMQYGYLAGFPLVNIKATLEDGQYHDVDSSEMAFKIAGSQVLKEAVAKAKPVLLEPLMAVEIITPEEFMGDVIGDVNARRGQVNSMDDRAGAKVVKAVVPLSEMFGYVGDLRSKTQGRANYSMVFDSYGEVPQNVAQEIIEERTGGSN is encoded by the coding sequence GTGGCACAAGAAGTGCTTAAGGATCTGAAGAAGGTCCGCAACATCGGCATCATGGCCCACATCGATGCCGGTAAGACCACCACGACCGAGCGCATCCTCTACTACACCGGTATCAACCGCAAGGTGGGCGAGACCCACGACGGCGGTTCGACCACCGACTGGATGGACCAGGAGAAGGAGCGCGGCATCACCATTACCTCCGCCGCGGTCACCTGCTTCTGGGAGGGCCACCAGATCAACATCATCGACACCCCGGGCCACGTCGACTTCACCGTTGAGGTCGAGCGTTCCCTCCGCGTGCTCGATGGTGCGGTTGCGGTCTTCGACGGCAAGGAAGGCGTGGAGCCGCAGTCCGAGCAGGTCTGGCGCCAGGCCGCCAAGTACGACGTCCCGCGCATCTGCTTCGTCAACAAGATGGACAAGCTGGGCGCTGACTTCTACTACACCGTCCAGACCATCGTTGACCGCCTCGGCGCGAAGCCGCTGGTTATGCAGCTGCCGATCGGCGCTGAGGATGACTTCGACGGCGTTGTCGACCTCATCAACATGGAGGCCATCACCTGGCGCGGCAAGGTTGAGGTCGGTGCTGAGCCGACCATCGAGGAGATCCCGGCTGACCTCAAGGACAAGGCCGACGAGTACCACGAGAAGCTGCTCGAGGCCGTCGCTGAGTCCGACGAGGAGCTCATGGAGAAGTACTTCGGTGGCGAAGAGCTCACCATCGACGAGATCAAGGCGGCCATCCGCAAGATGACCGTGAACTCGGAGATCTACCCGGTGTACTGCGGTACCGCCTACCGCAACAAGGGTGTGCAGCCGCTTCTCGATGCCGTCATCGACTACCTCCCGAACCCGCTCGACGTGGGCGAGGTCCACGGCCACGCCGTGGGCAACGAGGAAGAGGAGATGACTCGTAAGCCGTCCACCGAGTCGCCGTTCTCCGGCCTGGCGTTCAAGATCGCCGCGCACCCGTTCTTCGGTCAGCTGACCTTCGTCCGCGTCTACTCCGGCCGCGTTGAGCCGGGCGACGAGGTCATGAACTCGACCAAGGGTAAGAAGGAGCGCATCGGCAAGATCTTCCAGATGCACGCCAACAAGGAGAACCCGGTCGATTACGCCGCTGCGGGCAACATCTACGCCATCATCGGCCTGAAGGACATCACCACCGGCGATACCCTCTGCGACAAGAACGAGCAGATCATCCTGGAGTCCATGGACTTCCCGGACCCGGTCATCAAGGTCTCCATCGAGCCGAAGACCAAGGCCGACCAGGAGAAGCTCGGTACCGCTATTCAGAAGCTTGCCGATGAGGACCCGACCTTCACCGTCGAGCTCGACGAGGAGACCGGCCAGACCGTTATCGGCGGCATGGGCGAGCTCCACCTCGACGTGCTGGTTGACCGCATGAAGCGCGAATTCAAGGTCGAGGCGAACATCGGTAACCCGCAGGTTGCCTACCGCGAGACCATCAAGAAGCCGGTGAAGTCCCTCGACTACACCCACAAGAAGCAGACTGGTGGTTCCGGCCAGTTCGCGAAGGTCATCGTCTCCATCGAGCCGTACAACCCGTCCGAGGACGAGCTGGAAGAGGGCGACAACCCGCAGTACGCCTTCGTCAACGAGGTCACCGGTGGCCGCGTTCCGAAGGAATACATCCCGTCCGTCGACGCCGGTATCCAGGACGCCATGCAGTACGGCTACCTGGCAGGCTTCCCGCTGGTCAACATCAAGGCCACCCTGGAAGACGGTCAGTACCACGACGTCGACTCCTCCGAGATGGCCTTCAAGATCGCTGGCTCCCAGGTCCTCAAGGAGGCCGTGGCCAAGGCTAAGCCGGTTCTGCTTGAGCCGCTCATGGCCGTCGAGATCATCACCCCGGAAGAGTTCATGGGCGACGTCATCGGCGACGTCAACGCTCGCCGTGGCCAGGTCAACTCCATGGACGATCGCGCGGGCGCCAAGGTCGTCAAGGCCGTCGTCCCGCTGTCCGAGATGTTCGGCTACGTCGGCGACCTGCGTTCCAAGACGCAGGGCCGTGCTAACTACTCGATGGTCTTCGACTCCTACGGCGAGGTTCCGCAGAACGTCGCTCAGGAGATCATCGAAGAGCGCACCGGCGGCTCCAACTAA
- the tuf gene encoding elongation factor Tu, translating to MAKEKFERTKPHLNIGTIGHVDHGKTTTTAAITKVLADAYPEENTAFAFDTIDKAPEEKERGITINISHVEYSTPKRHYAHVDAPGHADYIKNMITGAAQMDGAILVVAATDGPMPQTREHVLLARQVGVPYILVALNKCDMVDDEEIIELVEMEIRELLGEQDYDEEAPIVHISALKALEGDEKWGKSIVELMDACDESIPDPERALDQPFLMPIEDIFTITGRGTVVTGRVERGRLELNEDVEIIGIQEKSQNTTVTGIEMFRKMMDYTEAGDNCGLLLRGTKREDVERGQVVIKPGAYTPHTKFEGSVYVLKKEEGGRHTPFMDNYRPQFYFRTTDVTGVIKLPEGTEMVMPGDNVDMTVELIQPVAMDEGLRFAIREGSRTVGAGRVTKVIE from the coding sequence GTGGCAAAGGAGAAGTTCGAGCGTACAAAGCCGCATTTGAATATCGGCACCATCGGACACGTCGACCACGGCAAGACCACCACCACCGCAGCGATCACCAAGGTTCTCGCAGACGCGTACCCGGAGGAGAACACCGCGTTCGCCTTCGACACGATCGATAAGGCTCCTGAGGAGAAGGAGCGCGGTATTACGATCAACATCTCCCACGTGGAGTACTCCACCCCGAAGCGTCACTACGCTCACGTTGACGCCCCGGGCCACGCCGACTACATCAAGAACATGATCACCGGTGCGGCTCAGATGGACGGCGCCATCCTCGTCGTCGCCGCTACCGACGGCCCGATGCCGCAGACCCGTGAGCACGTGCTGCTGGCTCGCCAGGTTGGCGTTCCGTACATCCTCGTCGCTCTGAACAAGTGCGACATGGTCGATGACGAAGAGATCATCGAGCTCGTCGAGATGGAGATCCGCGAGCTGCTGGGCGAGCAGGACTACGACGAAGAGGCTCCGATCGTCCACATCTCCGCTCTGAAGGCTCTTGAGGGCGACGAGAAGTGGGGCAAGTCCATCGTCGAGCTCATGGACGCTTGCGATGAGTCCATCCCGGATCCGGAGCGCGCTCTGGACCAGCCGTTCCTGATGCCGATCGAGGACATTTTCACCATTACCGGCCGTGGCACCGTCGTTACCGGCCGTGTCGAGCGTGGCCGTCTGGAGCTCAACGAGGACGTCGAGATCATCGGCATCCAGGAGAAGTCCCAGAACACCACCGTCACCGGTATCGAGATGTTCCGCAAGATGATGGACTACACCGAGGCTGGCGACAACTGTGGCCTGCTTCTGCGTGGTACCAAGCGTGAGGACGTCGAGCGTGGCCAGGTTGTTATCAAGCCGGGCGCTTACACCCCGCACACCAAGTTCGAGGGTTCCGTCTACGTCCTGAAGAAGGAAGAGGGCGGCCGCCACACCCCGTTCATGGACAACTACCGTCCGCAGTTCTACTTCCGCACCACCGACGTCACCGGCGTCATCAAGCTGCCGGAGGGCACCGAGATGGTTATGCCGGGCGACAACGTCGACATGACCGTCGAGCTCATCCAGCCGGTCGCTATGGACGAGGGCCTGCGCTTCGCTATCCGCGAGGGCTCCCGCACCGTCGGCGCTGGCCGCGTCACCAAGGTCATCGAGTAA
- the amaP gene encoding alkaline shock response membrane anchor protein AmaP: MSKGLAAFDRIILFLLGLILLASGLLPILMHFDVDFANEAARWVDHDTWGNLAQQPWFFSLLIALTIISALLGLWFIIANSRPRHFNRVDSPASNEDGDIRMQMSNLSGGIASSMEEIPGVLSVDKKVSYDRARPTAEFTVTASPETNVDSLREHIDRAEADFRDAFENLDIDTVYRLHFERLQAVEQ; the protein is encoded by the coding sequence ATGTCTAAAGGTCTCGCGGCATTCGACCGCATCATCCTGTTCCTGCTCGGCCTGATTTTGTTGGCCTCGGGCCTGCTGCCGATACTCATGCATTTCGATGTCGACTTCGCCAACGAGGCGGCACGCTGGGTAGACCACGACACGTGGGGTAACCTGGCGCAGCAGCCGTGGTTCTTCTCGCTGCTTATCGCGTTGACCATCATCTCGGCTCTGCTGGGCCTGTGGTTCATCATCGCCAACTCGCGGCCACGGCACTTCAACCGCGTGGACTCGCCGGCATCGAACGAGGACGGTGACATCCGCATGCAGATGTCGAACCTCTCCGGCGGCATCGCCTCCTCCATGGAGGAGATCCCCGGTGTCCTCTCGGTGGACAAGAAAGTCTCTTACGACCGCGCTCGCCCGACCGCGGAGTTCACGGTCACCGCGAGCCCGGAGACCAACGTGGACAGCCTGCGCGAGCACATCGACCGTGCAGAGGCAGATTTCCGCGACGCATTCGAGAACCTCGACATCGACACCGTCTACCGCCTCCACTTCGAGCGCCTGCAGGCTGTCGAACAGTAG
- a CDS encoding DUF6286 domain-containing protein translates to MANPFPGFGQEPKGSPAARGWSILLGLLLLALAVVTGREAWLMSSGAKEQSWVQPVLDIFATPQLEDWMVWAGVAASILGIILLIVALKPRRSTHRQVASDHASVWMRPVDIARVASAAARRVPGVDGAQTKATGRRVNVNVASNGDSAALTQNVEQAVSRALVALREKPEVNVNVHKSAEVGSNV, encoded by the coding sequence GTGGCTAATCCATTTCCCGGTTTCGGCCAGGAGCCGAAGGGATCGCCGGCCGCTCGCGGCTGGTCAATCCTCCTCGGACTCCTTCTGCTTGCCCTTGCGGTCGTGACCGGCCGCGAGGCGTGGCTGATGAGCTCCGGTGCCAAGGAGCAGTCGTGGGTCCAGCCGGTCCTCGACATCTTCGCCACCCCGCAGTTGGAGGACTGGATGGTCTGGGCCGGCGTAGCCGCCTCCATCCTCGGCATCATCCTGCTCATCGTCGCGCTGAAGCCGCGGCGCAGCACCCACCGCCAGGTGGCCTCCGACCACGCGTCGGTGTGGATGCGCCCGGTGGACATCGCGCGCGTAGCCAGCGCCGCCGCCCGCCGCGTCCCCGGCGTGGACGGCGCTCAGACGAAGGCGACGGGCCGTCGCGTCAACGTCAACGTGGCGTCGAACGGCGACAGCGCGGCACTCACGCAGAACGTCGAGCAGGCGGTCTCCCGCGCCCTCGTGGCGCTGCGCGAGAAGCCGGAAGTAAACGTCAACGTGCACAAGTCCGCGGAGGTGGGAAGCAATGTCTAA
- a CDS encoding Asp23/Gls24 family envelope stress response protein, protein MTNPNAQSPASGAGAYPAAPQQPSHAQGDERAAVDQRAAFAQSADDRAAAFDPDARDIAEMRDSGYQSDQPGTHRGHTDIAPRGVERVVEKAVRQIPGIADLDARLAGLGGRGYPRINVQLDGERQLAAATADIAVTWPSPVTAVAEETRYVIAEAIRVYTGYTVSRVNVTVGESVPGERVTRQDIAHRPLIEAIVPHSHHTDVTSPVTSVGLKELTPIEVTSIKELRGISRGEEPEVRSVEAPEPKELRAIGSAREHEARSVSAPEQRPLRAVGEPQEHEARVVSTPEERPLRRISAPEDHTPRRVTAPEDHRLRRVEAPRPAKLRPIEVQPLNRITKVRVPQPQRLKTPKAAPAKRLKKISTTPKFRKKPVSLPTPQPLRHISVDPVKAHPLHVEAPKPAMLREVEVREVDVWHPTLRPARSHKHKIHLKTEGDRRG, encoded by the coding sequence ATGACCAACCCGAACGCTCAATCACCGGCGTCCGGCGCGGGCGCTTATCCAGCGGCCCCGCAGCAGCCGTCCCACGCCCAAGGGGACGAGCGGGCCGCCGTGGATCAGCGGGCTGCGTTTGCGCAGTCGGCCGATGACCGCGCCGCCGCCTTCGACCCGGATGCCCGCGACATCGCGGAGATGCGCGACTCCGGTTACCAGTCCGATCAGCCGGGAACCCACCGCGGCCACACGGACATTGCCCCGCGCGGCGTCGAGCGCGTCGTGGAAAAAGCCGTGCGCCAGATCCCGGGCATCGCGGATCTCGATGCCCGCCTGGCCGGCCTCGGCGGGCGCGGGTACCCGCGCATCAACGTCCAGCTGGACGGCGAGCGGCAGCTTGCCGCCGCTACGGCCGACATCGCCGTGACGTGGCCGTCCCCGGTCACCGCCGTGGCGGAGGAAACCCGTTACGTCATCGCGGAGGCCATTCGCGTCTACACCGGCTACACCGTCAGCCGCGTCAATGTCACCGTCGGCGAGTCGGTGCCCGGTGAGCGCGTAACGCGCCAGGATATTGCCCACCGACCGCTCATCGAGGCCATCGTTCCGCACTCCCACCACACTGACGTCACCTCCCCGGTCACGTCGGTCGGCCTTAAGGAACTGACCCCGATCGAGGTCACCTCCATCAAGGAACTGCGCGGGATCTCCCGCGGCGAGGAGCCGGAGGTCCGCTCGGTCGAGGCCCCGGAGCCGAAGGAGCTGCGTGCTATCGGCAGTGCCCGCGAGCACGAGGCCCGTTCCGTCTCCGCGCCCGAGCAGCGTCCGCTGCGCGCGGTGGGCGAGCCGCAGGAGCATGAGGCGCGCGTCGTCTCCACTCCCGAAGAGCGCCCGCTGCGTCGCATCTCGGCGCCGGAGGATCACACGCCGCGCCGCGTGACGGCGCCGGAAGATCACCGCCTGCGCCGTGTCGAGGCGCCGCGCCCGGCGAAGCTGCGCCCCATCGAGGTCCAGCCGCTCAACCGGATCACCAAGGTCCGGGTGCCGCAGCCGCAGCGCCTCAAGACCCCGAAGGCGGCCCCGGCGAAGCGCTTGAAGAAGATCAGCACGACGCCGAAGTTCCGCAAGAAGCCGGTCTCGCTGCCCACCCCGCAGCCGTTGCGCCACATCTCTGTGGACCCGGTGAAGGCACACCCGCTCCACGTGGAGGCGCCGAAACCGGCCATGCTGCGCGAGGTTGAGGTACGCGAGGTCGACGTCTGGCACCCGACGCTGCGCCCCGCCCGGTCGCACAAGCACAAGATTCACCTGAAGACGGAAGGAGACCGCCGTGGCTAA
- a CDS encoding DUF2273 domain-containing protein: MKNYTTLGIIFGLVLAFFLTYGLWWALLAILLAAVGGVVGAHYDGRIDLGAIWGSIVGSDKGRG; the protein is encoded by the coding sequence ATGAAGAATTACACCACTTTAGGCATCATCTTCGGCTTGGTTCTCGCCTTCTTCCTCACCTACGGATTGTGGTGGGCACTGTTGGCGATTCTCCTGGCTGCTGTCGGCGGCGTCGTGGGCGCTCACTACGACGGCCGGATTGACTTGGGCGCAATCTGGGGCAGCATCGTCGGTAGCGACAAGGGTCGGGGTTAA
- a CDS encoding Asp23/Gls24 family envelope stress response protein, with protein sequence MADNNIKNNDVKNAPAKSGNKTEATPVSNDVAVQEQRNENLSTDHGTTTIDDTVVAKIAGIAAREVSGVDSLGGGGARMLGSIRESFGGSEDVRQGVNVDVDEGSANIDVAINAEYGVAIHELAEAIRRNIINAVERMTGLNVEAVDVTVHDVKLPGEDDDDQDEQQAISQNQGR encoded by the coding sequence ATGGCCGACAACAACATCAAGAACAACGACGTCAAGAACGCTCCGGCCAAGTCCGGCAACAAGACCGAGGCCACCCCGGTCAGCAACGATGTCGCTGTTCAGGAGCAGCGCAACGAGAACCTGAGCACCGATCACGGCACCACCACCATCGACGACACCGTCGTGGCCAAGATCGCTGGTATCGCTGCCCGCGAGGTCTCCGGTGTGGACAGCCTCGGTGGTGGCGGCGCCCGCATGCTGGGTTCCATCCGCGAGTCCTTCGGCGGCTCCGAGGACGTCCGCCAGGGCGTGAACGTTGACGTTGATGAGGGCTCCGCCAACATCGACGTTGCTATCAACGCTGAGTACGGTGTCGCCATCCACGAGCTGGCGGAGGCAATCCGTCGCAACATCATCAACGCCGTTGAGCGCATGACCGGCCTGAACGTTGAGGCCGTCGACGTCACCGTCCACGACGTCAAGCTCCCGGGCGAGGATGACGACGACCAGGACGAGCAGCAGGCTATCTCCCAGAACCAGGGCCGCTAA
- the rpsJ gene encoding 30S ribosomal protein S10, giving the protein MAGQKIRIRLKAYDHEAIDASAKKIVETVTRTGVRVVGPVPLPTEKNVYAVIRSPHKYKDSREHFEMRTHKRLIDILDPTPKTVDALMRIDLPASVDVNIQ; this is encoded by the coding sequence GTGGCCGGACAGAAAATCCGCATTCGGCTGAAGGCCTACGACCACGAGGCGATCGACGCTTCTGCAAAGAAGATCGTCGAGACTGTCACCCGCACGGGTGTCCGCGTCGTTGGTCCGGTGCCGCTGCCGACTGAAAAGAACGTGTACGCCGTTATTCGTTCTCCACACAAGTACAAGGACTCGCGCGAGCACTTCGAGATGCGCACTCACAAGCGCCTGATCGACATCCTCGACCCGACCCCGAAGACCGTGGACGCTCTCATGCGTATCGATCTTCCGGCGAGTGTCGATGTGAACATCCAGTGA
- the rplC gene encoding 50S ribosomal protein L3 — MSENEIKGILGKKLGMTQVFDDENRVVPVTVVEAGPCVVTQIRTAETDGYNAIQIAFGDIDPRKTKKPQAGHFKKAGVTPRRHVAEIRMDDVSGYEVGQDVTVDIFDGVDFVDVTGTSKGHGYAGAMKRHGFAGQGAAHGNQAAHRRVGGIGGAATPGRVFKGKRMAGRMGNDRVTTQNLKLQKIDAESNLLLIKGAIPGVRGGLVTVKTAVKGGAHA, encoded by the coding sequence ATGAGTGAAAACGAGATCAAGGGCATTCTGGGCAAAAAGCTCGGCATGACCCAGGTCTTCGACGACGAGAACCGCGTTGTGCCGGTCACCGTCGTGGAGGCTGGGCCGTGCGTGGTTACCCAGATTCGCACCGCAGAAACCGATGGCTACAACGCCATCCAGATCGCATTTGGCGACATCGACCCGCGCAAGACCAAGAAGCCGCAGGCTGGTCACTTCAAGAAGGCCGGCGTGACCCCGCGCCGCCACGTCGCGGAGATCCGCATGGACGACGTCTCCGGCTACGAGGTTGGCCAGGACGTCACCGTCGACATCTTCGACGGCGTTGACTTCGTCGACGTCACCGGCACCTCCAAGGGCCACGGCTACGCCGGCGCTATGAAGCGCCACGGCTTCGCCGGCCAGGGCGCTGCCCACGGTAACCAGGCCGCTCACCGCCGCGTCGGTGGCATCGGTGGCGCTGCTACCCCGGGCCGCGTCTTCAAGGGCAAGCGCATGGCAGGTCGCATGGGCAATGACCGCGTGACCACCCAGAACCTGAAGCTTCAGAAGATCGATGCCGAGTCCAACCTGCTGCTCATCAAGGGTGCTATCCCGGGTGTGCGCGGCGGACTCGTCACCGTTAAGACCGCAGTGAAGGGCGGTGCACACGCATGA